In Aliarcobacter faecis, a genomic segment contains:
- the aroC gene encoding chorismate synthase: MNSFGHRFRFTTFGESHGKALGCIVDGVPAGLKIDEEFIQAEMNRRKPGQNEFATKRNEGDVVEILSGVFEGVTTGTSIAMIIFNENQKSSDYSNIKDLFRPGHADFTYFNKYGLRDYRGGGRSSARETAARVAAGAIAKLLLKELNIDIKSGICEINGIEAKSFDFENVKNSPIYALDKNVEEEQKKAILTAKNSHNSVGGVALINVKNCPIGLGEPIYHKLDAQIANAMMSINAVKAVEIGDGILASRVLGFDNNDQIRNSGFKTNHSGGILGGISNGDDINVKVYFKATPSIFIEQETIDIYNQEVVCKLKGRHDPCVAVRGSVVAESMMAIVLADMLLLNISSKVENIKKIYAK; encoded by the coding sequence TTGAATAGTTTTGGACATAGATTTAGATTTACAACATTTGGAGAATCTCACGGAAAAGCATTAGGTTGTATAGTTGATGGAGTTCCAGCAGGGTTAAAAATAGATGAAGAGTTTATTCAAGCTGAAATGAATAGAAGAAAACCTGGTCAAAATGAGTTTGCAACAAAGAGAAATGAAGGCGATGTAGTTGAAATATTAAGTGGTGTTTTTGAAGGAGTTACAACAGGAACAAGTATAGCTATGATAATTTTCAATGAAAATCAAAAATCAAGTGATTACTCAAATATAAAAGATCTGTTTCGTCCAGGTCATGCTGATTTTACATATTTTAATAAATATGGATTAAGAGATTATAGAGGTGGAGGAAGAAGTAGTGCTAGAGAAACAGCAGCAAGAGTTGCAGCAGGTGCTATTGCAAAACTTCTTTTAAAAGAGTTAAATATTGATATAAAAAGTGGAATTTGTGAAATAAATGGGATTGAAGCCAAATCCTTTGATTTTGAGAATGTAAAAAATAGTCCTATTTATGCTTTAGATAAAAATGTAGAAGAGGAGCAAAAAAAAGCGATATTAACTGCAAAAAACTCTCATAATAGTGTTGGTGGTGTAGCACTTATAAATGTAAAAAATTGCCCTATTGGACTTGGTGAACCAATTTATCATAAACTAGATGCTCAAATAGCAAATGCTATGATGAGTATAAATGCTGTAAAAGCTGTAGAAATAGGAGATGGTATCTTAGCTTCAAGAGTTTTAGGGTTTGATAATAATGACCAAATAAGAAACTCTGGATTTAAAACAAACCATAGTGGTGGAATATTAGGTGGAATTTCAAATGGTGATGATATAAATGTAAAAGTTTATTTCAAAGCAACTCCATCTATTTTTATAGAACAAGAGACTATTGATATATACAATCAAGAAGTAGTTTGTAAACTAAAAGGAAGACATGACCCTTGTGTAGCTGTAAGAGGTTCAGTTGTTGCAGAGTCTATGATGGCAATAGTTCTTGCAGATATGTTGCTTTTAAATATCTCTTCAAAAGTAGAAAATATCAAAAAAATCTATGCTAAATAG
- the rplU gene encoding 50S ribosomal protein L21 translates to MYAIIKCGGKQYKVSEGDIIDIDYTGKAAKETLEITDVLAVNNGELKTGTAVANAKVEAVVVLDGTGVNRAKKVVIYKKRRRKDSKLKRGFRKSFTKVRITKIAA, encoded by the coding sequence ATGTACGCAATTATCAAATGTGGTGGGAAACAATATAAAGTATCAGAAGGTGATATTATAGATATTGATTACACTGGTAAGGCTGCTAAAGAGACTTTAGAAATTACTGATGTACTTGCAGTTAATAATGGTGAATTAAAAACAGGAACTGCTGTAGCAAATGCAAAAGTTGAAGCAGTTGTTGTTTTAGATGGAACAGGTGTAAATAGAGCAAAAAAAGTTGTAATTTACAAAAAAAGAAGAAGAAAAGATTCTAAATTAAAAAGAGGTTTTAGAAAAAGCTTCACAAAAGTTAGAATTACAAAAATTGCTGCTTAA
- the proB gene encoding glutamate 5-kinase has protein sequence MKRIVIKVGTAVLTQGEELAFERMRNLVKLISTLKNEKNLDVILVSSGAVGAGYTSLKLDKSILANKQTLAAIGQPKLMKTYQEMFEEFDITVAQMLFIADDFDSRKRSKNAKNVMEILLQNKVLPIINENDVIATEELIGDNDQLAAFITHYFKADMLVILTDIDGYYDKNPREFAEAKLQKVVNEIKEDELDKKPSANSKFATGGIVTKLKAADFLMQKNIPMYLTSGFDLTNAYDFLVENSHKSGTIFKK, from the coding sequence ATGAAACGAATAGTAATAAAAGTAGGAACTGCTGTTTTAACACAAGGTGAAGAGTTAGCATTTGAGAGAATGAGAAATTTAGTAAAACTAATATCTACATTAAAAAATGAGAAAAATTTAGATGTTATTTTGGTAAGTTCAGGTGCTGTTGGAGCTGGATATACATCTTTAAAACTTGATAAATCAATTTTAGCAAATAAACAAACTTTAGCAGCTATTGGACAACCAAAACTTATGAAAACTTATCAAGAGATGTTTGAGGAGTTTGATATAACAGTTGCTCAAATGCTATTTATTGCGGATGATTTTGATTCAAGAAAAAGATCTAAAAATGCAAAAAATGTTATGGAAATATTACTTCAAAATAAGGTTTTACCTATAATAAATGAAAATGATGTAATTGCAACTGAGGAATTAATAGGAGATAATGACCAATTAGCAGCTTTTATAACACACTATTTTAAAGCTGATATGCTGGTTATTTTAACTGATATTGATGGATATTATGACAAAAATCCAAGGGAGTTTGCAGAGGCAAAACTTCAAAAAGTTGTAAATGAAATTAAAGAGGATGAACTTGATAAAAAACCTAGTGCAAACTCAAAATTTGCAACAGGAGGAATTGTAACAAAGCTAAAAGCAGCAGATTTTTTAATGCAAAAAAATATTCCTATGTACTTAACGAGTGGTTTTGATTTAACAAATGCTTATGATTTTTTAGTTGAAAATAGTCATAAAAGTGGAACAATTTTTAAAAAATAG
- the fmt gene encoding methionyl-tRNA formyltransferase, whose amino-acid sequence MKKRVLFMGTPSYATEILKELLNSAYEVVGIFTQEDKPVGRKQTLTPPHIKQYCLENSLDIPILQPKKLKDNLVAYITIKELEPDFIVVAAYGQILPKEILNIAPCINLHASILPNYRGASPIQEGLLNNDEYLGVTSMFMEEGLDCGDILGFSYLKNEENMLVSEAFEKLSLLAAKLTITTLDNFEKIKPIKQDNSSASFCKKIKKEDGLVDFSNAKKLFLKYKAYSFWPTIFLNSELKLKDIELLEEYSTNIAGEILQIDRDFIVIGCEKGSLKIKTLQAPSKKEINSVEYIRGQRLEVGDILA is encoded by the coding sequence GTGAAAAAACGAGTTTTATTTATGGGAACACCATCTTATGCTACAGAGATTTTAAAAGAGTTATTAAATAGTGCTTATGAGGTTGTAGGAATTTTTACTCAAGAGGATAAACCTGTTGGAAGAAAACAGACTTTAACTCCACCACATATAAAACAATATTGCCTTGAAAACAGTCTTGATATTCCAATTTTACAGCCAAAAAAACTAAAGGATAATTTAGTAGCATATATTACTATAAAAGAGCTAGAACCAGATTTTATAGTTGTTGCTGCTTATGGACAAATTTTGCCAAAGGAGATTTTAAATATAGCTCCTTGTATAAATCTTCATGCTTCAATTTTACCAAATTATAGGGGAGCAAGTCCTATTCAAGAAGGGCTTTTAAATAATGATGAGTATTTAGGCGTAACTTCAATGTTTATGGAAGAGGGGCTTGATTGTGGAGATATATTAGGATTTTCATATTTAAAAAATGAGGAAAATATGTTAGTTAGTGAAGCTTTTGAAAAATTATCACTTCTTGCCGCAAAACTTACGATTACAACTTTAGATAATTTTGAAAAGATAAAACCTATAAAACAAGATAACTCAAGTGCTAGTTTTTGTAAAAAGATAAAGAAAGAAGATGGTTTAGTTGATTTTTCAAATGCAAAGAAACTATTTTTAAAATATAAAGCATACTCATTTTGGCCTACTATTTTTCTAAATTCAGAGCTAAAACTAAAAGATATTGAACTTTTAGAAGAATATTCAACTAATATAGCTGGAGAGATTTTACAAATAGATAGAGATTTTATAGTTATTGGGTGTGAAAAAGGGAGTTTAAAAATAAAAACTTTACAAGCTCCTTCAAAAAAAGAGATAAACTCAGTTGAATATATAAGAGGTCAAAGATTAGAAGTTGGAGATATTTTAGCTTAA
- a CDS encoding AEC family transporter — translation MLDPVLPIAIYLIFGYLFKIIFQDNSKQLVDFIIYFSLPAIVFSKIYPLTLDSRVIGLIFMFIGIILFNLFLSYLIGKILRLNRLYLATFMIMATFGNTSFIGFSYIDAFYGQDFIVYGLIYDIFGSFLLLVSIGMLIITWGSGKKNSVSNISKSIFLFPPMIMFFLTILLKNFEIPKFLIYTSQNLGSTLVPIAMIAIGMKLELKHIFARLHIVSIAVILKMVVVPIIVLFTFKYFYGIDQTWVKVTIIEVAMPPMTMAAVIAIKGGLDEKIAINSLVLGVIASLFTITLFVQYLA, via the coding sequence AATTATATTTCAAGATAATTCAAAACAGTTAGTTGATTTTATAATCTATTTTTCACTTCCAGCTATTGTATTTTCAAAAATTTATCCATTAACTTTAGATTCAAGAGTTATTGGATTAATTTTTATGTTTATAGGAATTATCTTATTTAACCTATTTTTATCATATTTAATTGGTAAAATTTTACGATTAAATAGACTTTATTTAGCAACTTTTATGATTATGGCAACTTTTGGAAATACTTCATTTATAGGTTTTTCATATATTGATGCTTTTTATGGTCAAGACTTTATAGTTTATGGATTAATTTATGATATTTTTGGCTCATTTTTACTTTTAGTTTCTATTGGTATGTTAATTATAACTTGGGGTAGTGGAAAGAAAAATAGTGTTAGTAATATTTCAAAATCTATCTTTTTATTTCCACCTATGATTATGTTTTTTCTTACAATATTATTGAAAAATTTTGAAATACCAAAATTTCTAATCTATACAAGCCAAAATCTAGGTTCAACTCTTGTACCTATTGCTATGATTGCTATTGGAATGAAATTGGAATTAAAACATATATTTGCAAGACTACACATAGTTTCAATAGCAGTTATTTTAAAAATGGTTGTTGTACCAATTATCGTACTTTTTACTTTCAAATATTTTTATGGAATAGATCAAACTTGGGTAAAAGTAACAATTATTGAAGTTGCAATGCCACCTATGACTATGGCTGCTGTAATAGCAATAAAAGGTGGATTAGATGAAAAAATTGCTATAAACTCTTTAGTTTTAGGAGTAATTGCAAGCTTATTTACAATTACTCTATTTGTTCAATATTTAGCTTAA
- a CDS encoding M15 family metallopeptidase: MLNRFLSLLFLSLNLFANEDMANKLIIAYPDFLEKYEDNFIFFKDGTKMPFFSEIKNRPYEEKLNNASLEEQLSIKYIKIDENLNYMPSLNEDSGRFRNENFFKKMYGENQKEIEKNLVKIKWLPKTENRTILVNKINGVDKKLEKISLELDNLPKEYKKYITNIEGTYNYRKISKTQRLSSHSFAISIDLNAKYSNYWLWEKKSDKIANYKNQIPKEIIRIFEKYGFIWGGRWYHYDTMHFEYRPELLN; encoded by the coding sequence ATGCTAAATAGATTTTTATCTCTACTTTTTCTCTCTTTAAACCTTTTTGCCAATGAAGATATGGCAAATAAGTTAATTATTGCTTATCCTGATTTTTTAGAAAAATATGAAGATAATTTCATATTTTTTAAAGATGGTACAAAAATGCCATTTTTTAGTGAAATTAAAAATAGACCTTATGAAGAGAAGCTAAATAATGCTTCATTAGAAGAGCAACTAAGTATTAAATATATTAAAATAGATGAAAATCTAAACTATATGCCAAGTCTAAATGAAGACTCTGGAAGATTTAGGAATGAAAATTTTTTCAAAAAAATGTATGGAGAAAATCAAAAAGAGATAGAGAAAAATTTAGTAAAAATAAAATGGCTACCAAAAACAGAAAATAGAACAATTTTAGTTAATAAAATCAATGGAGTTGATAAAAAACTTGAAAAAATCAGCCTTGAACTTGATAACCTCCCAAAAGAGTATAAAAAATATATTACAAATATTGAAGGAACATATAATTATAGAAAAATAAGTAAAACTCAAAGATTAAGTTCTCATAGCTTTGCAATATCAATAGATTTAAATGCAAAATATTCAAATTATTGGCTTTGGGAGAAAAAAAGTGATAAAATTGCAAATTATAAAAATCAAATTCCCAAAGAGATTATAAGAATTTTTGAAAAATATGGTTTTATTTGGGGTGGTAGATGGTATCACTACGATACTATGCACTTTGAATATAGACCAGAACTCTTAAATTAG
- the dnaG gene encoding DNA primase, with product MIKKESIENLKNYLDVVDVISQFLDLKKSGANFKACCPFHGEDTPSFVVSPSKQIYHCFGCGVGGDSIKFLMEYEKLSYPETIEKLASMYNFTLDYEASSEKKRDTKVLDDVKRFFQNSFVINNSMKEYIKNRGISDFSAEKFEIGYASSSNDTINFIKSNHYNINDAIEFGIIDNGENGLYSRFIDRIIFPIYSITGKLVGFGGRTTTNHNAKYVNSPQTPIFNKSKLLYGYHLAKEKIYKTKQIIVCEGYLDVIMLHQARFNNAVATLGTALTKEHLPLLRRGEPKVILAYDGDKAGLNAAFKASVMLSQSEFDGGVVIFKDGLDPADMVKEQRVEELNNMFLEPIPFIPFTIDYIVEKYNINEPIQKQKALNEANEYLQSLSLLNQDEYKRYIAQKLNIRENLIKTVHTKQRVNDKNSIKIDIAELCIIKAILENPKRLDRVLDIVDASMFEYHKDEFNLLLTDINNTKLNQISLNDKLENYDDERLNKELLILLHKFYSNKLISLTYNKDLDFNQKIMKIKIIKDNLKQLKDGKLVSFNL from the coding sequence ATGATAAAAAAAGAGTCAATTGAAAATTTAAAAAACTATTTAGATGTTGTAGATGTAATTTCACAATTCTTAGATTTAAAAAAATCTGGAGCAAATTTTAAAGCTTGTTGTCCTTTTCATGGAGAGGATACACCATCTTTTGTAGTAAGTCCAAGTAAACAAATCTATCACTGTTTTGGTTGTGGAGTTGGTGGAGATAGTATTAAGTTTTTGATGGAGTATGAAAAGCTTTCTTATCCTGAAACTATTGAAAAATTAGCAAGTATGTATAATTTTACTTTAGATTATGAAGCTTCTAGCGAAAAAAAAAGAGATACTAAAGTTTTAGATGATGTAAAAAGATTTTTTCAAAATAGTTTTGTTATTAATAACTCTATGAAAGAGTATATCAAAAATAGGGGAATTTCAGATTTTTCAGCAGAAAAATTTGAGATAGGATATGCTAGTAGTTCAAATGATACGATTAATTTTATAAAATCAAATCACTATAATATAAATGATGCAATAGAATTTGGAATTATAGATAATGGAGAAAATGGGTTATATTCAAGATTTATAGATAGAATAATTTTCCCTATTTACTCAATTACAGGAAAGTTAGTTGGTTTTGGTGGAAGAACAACTACAAATCATAATGCAAAATATGTAAACTCTCCACAAACTCCAATATTTAATAAATCAAAGCTTTTATATGGTTATCACTTAGCAAAAGAGAAAATTTATAAAACAAAACAAATTATAGTTTGTGAGGGATATTTAGATGTAATTATGCTTCATCAAGCACGATTTAATAATGCAGTTGCAACATTGGGAACAGCTTTAACAAAAGAGCATTTACCTCTTCTAAGAAGAGGAGAGCCAAAGGTAATTTTAGCTTATGATGGAGATAAAGCAGGACTTAATGCTGCTTTTAAAGCTTCTGTTATGCTAAGTCAAAGTGAGTTTGATGGAGGAGTTGTTATTTTTAAAGATGGGCTCGATCCTGCTGATATGGTAAAAGAGCAAAGAGTTGAAGAACTAAATAATATGTTTTTAGAACCAATTCCTTTTATACCTTTTACAATAGATTATATAGTTGAAAAATATAATATAAATGAACCAATACAAAAACAAAAAGCTTTGAATGAAGCAAATGAGTATTTACAAAGTTTATCTTTACTAAATCAAGATGAGTATAAAAGATATATTGCACAAAAACTAAATATTAGAGAAAATCTGATAAAAACAGTTCATACAAAACAAAGAGTAAATGATAAAAACAGTATAAAAATAGATATTGCAGAACTTTGTATTATAAAAGCTATTTTGGAAAATCCAAAAAGATTGGATAGAGTTTTAGATATAGTTGATGCTTCGATGTTTGAATACCATAAAGATGAGTTTAATCTACTTTTAACAGATATAAATAATACAAAATTAAATCAAATATCTTTAAATGATAAATTAGAAAATTATGATGATGAGAGATTAAATAAAGAGTTACTTATCCTTTTACATAAGTTTTATTCAAATAAGTTAATTTCATTGACATATAATAAAGATTTAGATTTTAATCAAAAAATTATGAAAATAAAAATAATAAAAGATAACCTTAAACAGTTAAAAGATGGGAAACTTGTAAGCTTTAATCTTTGA
- the rpmA gene encoding 50S ribosomal protein L27: MAHKKGQGSTQNNRDSAGRRLGVKKYGGEVVTAGNIIIRQRGTRVHLGNNVGMGKDHTIYSLIDGVVKFEIKDKNRKKVSVYAAS, from the coding sequence ATGGCTCACAAAAAAGGTCAGGGTAGTACTCAGAATAATAGAGATTCAGCTGGTAGAAGACTTGGTGTTAAAAAATATGGTGGTGAAGTTGTAACTGCTGGAAATATCATTATTAGACAAAGAGGAACAAGAGTTCACTTAGGAAATAATGTTGGTATGGGAAAAGATCATACAATCTACTCTTTAATTGATGGTGTTGTTAAATTTGAAATTAAAGATAAAAATAGAAAAAAAGTTTCTGTTTACGCAGCTTCGTAA
- the obgE gene encoding GTPase ObgE, whose protein sequence is MFIDSARFSVSSGKGGQGCASFRREKFVVQGGPDGGDGGKGGDVYFVVDSNTDTLSFYKGKRVFKADKGQPGMGRQKTGKSGEHLVLIVPPGTQIIDDETNEVLYDLLEDGEKFLFLEGGKGGLGNVHFKNSRNQRPTYFQPGLPGITKNIRLELKLIADVGLVGYPNVGKSTLISVTSNASPEIANYEFTTLTPKLGVVNVGEYNSFVMADIPGIIDGASDGRGLGLEFLKHIERTKTLLFVIDVANYRTMIDQYNVLKEELLKFSLELSKRDYAIVLSKIDAYYGENLQTDIEEFLKALNLEISKSNEYKFNTNLPYFVQDLIFGKLDNSKPYFVLPISSLDKTNISPLKYALYTMLGK, encoded by the coding sequence ATGTTTATTGATAGTGCAAGATTTAGTGTAAGTAGTGGAAAAGGTGGACAAGGTTGTGCATCTTTTAGAAGAGAGAAGTTTGTTGTTCAAGGTGGTCCTGATGGTGGAGATGGAGGAAAAGGAGGAGATGTTTATTTTGTTGTAGATAGTAATACAGATACTCTATCTTTTTATAAAGGGAAAAGAGTTTTTAAAGCTGATAAAGGACAACCAGGAATGGGAAGACAAAAAACAGGAAAAAGTGGTGAACATCTTGTTTTAATCGTACCACCTGGAACACAAATCATTGATGATGAGACAAATGAAGTTTTATATGACCTTTTAGAAGATGGTGAAAAGTTTTTGTTTCTTGAAGGTGGAAAAGGTGGACTTGGAAATGTTCATTTTAAAAATTCAAGAAATCAAAGACCTACATATTTTCAACCAGGACTTCCAGGTATTACAAAAAATATAAGATTAGAACTTAAACTTATTGCCGATGTTGGTCTTGTAGGGTATCCAAATGTTGGAAAATCTACTTTAATCTCGGTAACTTCAAATGCAAGTCCAGAAATAGCAAATTATGAATTTACAACTTTAACTCCAAAATTAGGGGTTGTAAATGTAGGAGAATATAACTCTTTTGTAATGGCTGATATCCCTGGTATAATTGATGGTGCAAGTGATGGAAGAGGTTTAGGATTAGAGTTTTTAAAACATATTGAAAGAACAAAAACACTTTTATTTGTAATTGATGTTGCAAATTATAGAACTATGATTGACCAATATAATGTTTTAAAAGAGGAGCTTCTTAAATTCTCACTTGAATTATCAAAAAGAGATTACGCAATAGTTTTAAGTAAAATTGATGCATATTATGGAGAAAATTTACAAACAGATATAGAAGAGTTTTTAAAAGCTTTAAACCTTGAAATTTCAAAATCAAATGAGTATAAATTTAATACAAATTTACCATATTTTGTGCAAGATTTAATTTTTGGAAAATTAGATAATAGTAAACCATATTTTGTTTTACCAATATCTTCGCTAGATAAAACAAATATTTCTCCATTAAAATATGCGCTTTATACAATGCTAGGAAAGTAG
- a CDS encoding tetratricopeptide repeat protein: protein MDNLVLQYRDPLLGVILVVFLVFFISFITYSYSLYKEKTARKEYRKLSLRFELGKLKETDYVNLYKTYNLPFDSILLLASTFLHKGDYNKAISVYLSLLEVVQDRVKKEELLELLGNTYFKGGFLQRSKDIFLKILKFSPRNKNALKSLMIVCEKLKDYKKAKEITEALYELNVDVKVDKIYFETLLILNDSVLSNEKRTQLLYEIFKENIIIQRIFATFLIQFNKEFLFNHLDMFDCKKLIDILWYQRKEDIDFEKIRNNQFLNELYSAKGYINSVNSSSDFDLNILILINNHNKEIKTNLNFEFICNSCKHSIPFFESRCPNCHTVLSLEVKHHITKGFELSNNSLQ from the coding sequence TTGGATAATTTGGTTTTGCAATATAGAGACCCTCTTTTAGGAGTTATTTTAGTTGTCTTTCTTGTGTTTTTCATCTCTTTTATTACTTACTCTTATAGTTTATATAAAGAAAAAACAGCAAGAAAAGAGTATAGAAAACTATCTTTAAGATTTGAACTTGGAAAATTAAAAGAGACAGACTATGTAAATTTATATAAAACTTACAATCTTCCATTTGATTCTATACTTCTTTTAGCTTCAACTTTTTTACATAAAGGTGATTATAATAAAGCAATTAGTGTATATTTATCTCTTTTAGAAGTAGTTCAAGATAGAGTAAAAAAAGAAGAATTACTTGAACTTTTAGGAAATACTTATTTTAAGGGTGGTTTCTTACAAAGATCAAAAGATATCTTTTTAAAAATTTTAAAATTCTCTCCACGAAATAAAAATGCCTTGAAAAGCCTTATGATTGTATGTGAAAAGCTAAAAGATTACAAAAAAGCAAAAGAGATAACAGAAGCTTTATATGAACTAAATGTTGATGTAAAAGTAGATAAAATATATTTTGAAACACTTTTAATACTAAATGATTCTGTTTTATCAAATGAAAAAAGAACTCAACTTTTATATGAAATATTTAAAGAAAATATAATTATCCAAAGAATTTTTGCTACTTTTTTAATTCAATTTAACAAAGAGTTTTTATTTAATCATCTTGATATGTTTGATTGTAAAAAACTAATTGATATTTTATGGTATCAAAGAAAAGAGGATATAGATTTTGAAAAAATAAGAAATAACCAATTTTTAAATGAACTCTATAGTGCAAAAGGTTACATAAATAGTGTTAATTCTAGTAGTGATTTTGATTTAAATATCTTAATTTTAATAAATAACCATAACAAAGAGATAAAAACAAACCTAAATTTTGAATTTATTTGTAACTCTTGTAAACACTCTATTCCATTTTTTGAATCAAGATGTCCAAACTGTCATACGGTTTTAAGTTTAGAAGTAAAACATCATATAACAAAAGGCTTTGAACTTTCAAACAACTCTTTACAATAA
- the rnc gene encoding ribonuclease III, translated as MSDYSKLEKCLDYQFTNKNLIIEALTHKSFKKPYNNERLEFLGDAVLNLIVGEYLYTKFPKSNEGELSKIRASLVNETGFTKLANEIKLGDYIFISNAEERNKGRTKSSILSDAFEAIMGAIYLESGLETLKPIILKLLEDSYDKINLDVLFSDYKTALQEITQARFASIPEYIIEGSYGPDHKKEFEVSIKIDGKTYGRASGKSKKLAQQAVAKIAIEKLREEEI; from the coding sequence TTGAGTGATTATTCAAAACTAGAAAAGTGTTTGGATTATCAGTTTACAAACAAAAATCTGATAATCGAAGCACTTACACATAAAAGTTTCAAAAAACCTTACAACAATGAAAGATTAGAATTTTTAGGAGATGCTGTTTTAAACTTAATTGTTGGAGAATACTTATATACAAAATTTCCAAAATCAAATGAGGGTGAACTAAGTAAAATTAGAGCTAGTTTAGTAAATGAAACAGGATTTACTAAATTAGCAAATGAGATAAAACTAGGTGATTATATTTTTATCTCAAATGCGGAAGAGAGAAATAAAGGAAGAACAAAATCATCTATTCTATCTGATGCTTTTGAAGCAATTATGGGTGCAATCTATCTTGAAAGTGGTTTAGAGACTCTAAAACCGATTATTCTAAAACTTCTTGAAGACTCTTATGACAAAATAAATCTTGATGTTTTATTTAGCGATTATAAAACTGCTTTACAAGAGATAACACAAGCTAGATTTGCATCAATTCCTGAATATATCATTGAAGGCTCTTATGGACCAGATCATAAAAAAGAGTTTGAAGTATCTATAAAAATAGATGGAAAAACTTATGGAAGAGCCAGTGGGAAAAGTAAAAAACTAGCACAACAAGCAGTTGCAAAAATTGCAATAGAAAAACTAAGAGAGGAAGAGATTTGA